One window from the genome of Alkalihalobacillus sp. LMS6 encodes:
- a CDS encoding collagen binding domain-containing protein, with protein MKKREWNDCETKRDCSCKCQPPFVCPPSLNLPGTIRIQKVDTTTGTPVSGAVFLVTDSTSRSKLAFSNERGRVAVQVPAGRTYTIREVAAPIGYIPNPLTYVATVRRNREVYVNGVLTPILSIGNTPVGAAPGSLPVLLLATFTNTPIADGTFTLTGGNQVLTVTTDENGIGLFTNIPAGTYTLAQTGAPFGYNIDTQTYQVIVDTDGLVSINGVQVPATGFIITNDLTIIFLAIRNLLSFGGTASNATFRLVAFDGSYDESISAGATGTVTFAGLSPGRYALSQPIAPVLARRRNDIVFVTVTEGDRVLVEDGDFTNRFYIYVNEALI; from the coding sequence ATGAAGAAAAGGGAATGGAACGATTGTGAAACAAAACGAGACTGTTCCTGTAAGTGTCAGCCACCATTCGTCTGCCCTCCTTCCTTAAATTTGCCTGGGACAATCCGTATTCAAAAAGTCGATACGACCACTGGTACGCCTGTATCTGGAGCGGTTTTTTTAGTTACAGATTCTACAAGTCGATCCAAACTAGCTTTTTCGAATGAAAGAGGAAGAGTTGCGGTTCAAGTTCCAGCAGGAAGGACATATACAATAAGAGAAGTTGCCGCACCAATTGGGTACATTCCTAACCCACTCACGTACGTTGCAACAGTTCGGCGAAATCGGGAGGTCTATGTAAACGGGGTGTTAACGCCGATTTTATCCATTGGAAATACACCGGTTGGAGCGGCGCCAGGGAGTCTTCCTGTATTATTACTGGCTACTTTTACAAATACGCCGATTGCTGATGGTACCTTTACCCTAACAGGAGGCAATCAAGTGTTGACGGTTACTACAGATGAGAATGGGATTGGCCTCTTCACGAACATCCCTGCAGGTACGTATACACTTGCGCAAACAGGCGCTCCATTTGGATACAATATTGACACACAAACCTACCAAGTTATTGTGGATACAGATGGGTTGGTTTCCATTAATGGCGTACAAGTACCTGCCACGGGTTTTATTATTACTAATGATTTAACGATTATTTTTCTCGCCATCCGCAATCTGCTTTCATTTGGAGGAACGGCTTCTAACGCAACCTTTAGGCTCGTAGCGTTTGACGGCAGCTACGACGAGTCTATTTCTGCAGGAGCTACTGGAACGGTCACGTTTGCAGGGCTTAGCCCGGGAAGATACGCGCTGTCTCAACCTATAGCGCCTGTACTTGCTAGAAGAAGAAATGACATTGTTTTTGTTACAGTCACTGAGGGTGACCGCGTCTTAGTTGAAGATGGAGACTTTACAAACAGATTTTATATTTATGTGAATGAAGCCTTAATTTAG
- a CDS encoding response regulator: MIAEDDYHVADIHEKFLQQLQGVHVIAKAQSASETIRLVDQHQPDLVLLDVYLPDQLGVDVLEQLYEVAPHVQVILITAATEKDIFTEALHHGVVDYLIKPIAFERLKEAIEKASEQRKQLTHSTRITQSIADTFFLRVKESGDKGEELPKGIDRLTLEKVRQLLHDQKEGITAEALGKKFGASRTTSRRYLEYLISIEEAKAELEYGIVGRPERKYWKMTGGS, from the coding sequence ATGATTGCCGAAGATGATTATCATGTAGCAGATATTCATGAAAAATTTTTACAACAACTACAAGGTGTGCATGTGATTGCAAAAGCGCAGTCCGCCAGTGAAACCATCCGTCTCGTAGACCAACATCAACCTGACCTGGTCTTGCTGGATGTTTATTTGCCAGACCAGCTTGGTGTCGATGTGCTCGAACAATTGTATGAAGTGGCTCCACATGTCCAAGTCATTTTAATTACCGCGGCTACAGAGAAAGACATTTTTACCGAAGCGCTGCATCATGGCGTAGTTGACTATCTAATTAAGCCGATTGCATTTGAAAGACTAAAAGAAGCTATTGAAAAAGCGAGTGAGCAACGAAAACAATTAACCCATTCTACACGCATCACACAATCCATTGCGGACACCTTTTTTCTTCGTGTAAAAGAAAGCGGTGATAAAGGAGAGGAACTTCCTAAAGGGATTGATCGATTAACGTTAGAAAAAGTGCGCCAGCTTCTTCACGATCAAAAGGAAGGGATAACAGCGGAAGCGCTTGGGAAAAAATTTGGCGCTTCCAGAACCACATCTCGCCGCTATTTAGAATACTTAATTTCCATTGAAGAAGCGAAAGCGGAATTAGAGTATGGAATCGTCGGGCGACCAGAGCGGAAATATTGGAAAATGACGGGTGGATCTTGA